The bacterium region TCCGGGTCGACCTTCTCGGCCGCACGTTCCCGGGACACGTCGAGCGCCTCGGACCGGCCACCGGTTCCGCCCTGTCGCTCCTGCCGCCCCAGAACGCGACGGGAAACTATACCAAGGTGGTCCAGCGGGTCCCGGTGCGGATCGCGTTCGACGACCCCACCGCCGACACCCTCCAGGTCGGGTTGTCCGTCGAGGTGACGGTGGACACGACCCGGCGCGCGGCCGTCCAAGGCCCCGGAGTCGGCAAGACCCCCTGATGGCCGTCGCTTCCGCCCCCGCTCTGGTCTCCGCCCCCAACCGGTGGCTGATCGTCGCGGCCGTGACCTTCGGCACGCTGATGGGCACGGTCGACGCGTCCATCGTCAACGTCGCCCTCCCCAGCATCCAGGCGGCGTTCGGGGTGTCGATCACCGAGGTCACCTGGGTCACAACCGGGTACCTGATCGCGTTCGTCCTCGTGCTCCCGCTGACGGGGTGGCTCGCCTCGATGTTCGGCCGCAAGCCGCTCTATCAGGCCTGCCTGGTGGTGTTCATGGGCGCGTCGATGCTGGCCGGCCTGGCCCCATCCCTCCCCTTCCTCGTCGCCGCGCGGGTGCTGCAGGGCCTCGGTGCCGGCGTGCTCGGTCCCACGGAACAGGCGATCCTGGGCGAGACCTTCCCGCCCGAGCAGCGGGGGTTGGCGACGGGCCTGTACGGGCTGGTCGTGGTGCTGGGGCCGACGATCGGCCCGCTGCTGGGCGGCGCGATCACCGACACGTACAGCTGGCGCTGGATCTTCTATATTAACCTGCCGGTCGGGATCATCGGGCTCCTGATGGTCGCGAGCTTCGTCATCGAGCCGTCGTATATCAAGGCGCACCGCACCGCGATCGACGTCGTGGGGATCGGCTTCATGACGGCGGGGTTTATGTCGCTGCTCGTGGTCCTGGAAGAGGGCAACCGCTGGGACTGGTTCTCGTCTCCGCTGGTGTGGGGCTTCGGCCTCGTCGCCGTGTCGTGTCTCTTGTTGTTCGTCCTCTGGGAGCTGCTGGGGACGGAGACCCCGGCCGTCGACCTGCGGATCCTGGCCAACCCCTCGTTCGCGGCGGCGTGGGTCTGCGTGACGCTGCTCGGCTTTGGGCTCATCGGCGCGCTCCTCCTGCAGTCGCTCTTCCTGCAGGAGGTCCTCGGCTACACCGCCACGCAGACCGGACTCGCCTTTATGCCGCGCGGATTGGTGACGATGATCATGAGCCCGATCTCCGGCCTGCTCCTCTACCGCGTGGGCCCGCGGCTCATGGCGACGATGGGCCTGGCCTGTGTCTCCTCGGCCATATTCCTGATGTCCCGATGGACGCTGGAGACCGGCCCGCTGCAGACGGTGATTCCGCTGATGATCAACGGGCTCGGGCTGTCGATGCTGTTCATCCCGCTGATGAACGCGGGGCTGGCGGCGGCGGACCGCCGGAAGCTGACCGGGGCGGCCGGCCTGCTCAACCTGCAGCTCCAGCTCGGCGCGTCGTTCGGCACCGCGGTGTTGGCGACGCTGATCGAGCGGGGCATTCAACGATACCACGCCCGGCTCGTGGAGCAGGCCCTGCCGACAAACCCCGCGTTCTCGCAAATGGTGCACCAGATCTCACAGCTGATGATCGGGGGCGGGAGCGACGCGGTCACCGCCCAGCAGCAGGCGATGGCCGTGGTGGACGGCATCATCGTCCGCCAGGCCACCGTGCTGTCCTTCGAGCA contains the following coding sequences:
- a CDS encoding DHA2 family efflux MFS transporter permease subunit, with amino-acid sequence MAVASAPALVSAPNRWLIVAAVTFGTLMGTVDASIVNVALPSIQAAFGVSITEVTWVTTGYLIAFVLVLPLTGWLASMFGRKPLYQACLVVFMGASMLAGLAPSLPFLVAARVLQGLGAGVLGPTEQAILGETFPPEQRGLATGLYGLVVVLGPTIGPLLGGAITDTYSWRWIFYINLPVGIIGLLMVASFVIEPSYIKAHRTAIDVVGIGFMTAGFMSLLVVLEEGNRWDWFSSPLVWGFGLVAVSCLLLFVLWELLGTETPAVDLRILANPSFAAAWVCVTLLGFGLIGALLLQSLFLQEVLGYTATQTGLAFMPRGLVTMIMSPISGLLLYRVGPRLMATMGLACVSSAIFLMSRWTLETGPLQTVIPLMINGLGLSMLFIPLMNAGLAAADRRKLTGAAGLLNLQLQLGASFGTAVLATLIERGIQRYHARLVEQALPTNPAFSQMVHQISQLMIGGGSDAVTAQQQAMAVVDGIIVRQATVLSFEHAFQVVAAVLLLMLVCIPFLRRPARADAGH